Below is a genomic region from Rhizobium acidisoli.
ACGTTGCCATGAGTGAGCGATCCCTGAAGCGGCTGATGGTCCAGGAAACGGGATTGACTTTCGGCCGATGGCGGCGGCAACTGCACTTGGTCATCGCGTTGCGCGAACTGGCCAGCGGCGCGGCGGTCCAGAGGGTGTCCAGCGACTTGGGCTACGAGTCGCCGACGGCTTTCATCGTCATGTTCAAGAAGGCCTTAGGCAAAACACCCACGCGCTACTTTGCGAGCTGATTTGCCGAATGGCCAATTTCGGCAGCGCGGGTCGGCCTGCGGCACGTGCCGAGACCTCGCGACTTAATTGCGATATCGAGACTACACCTCGGCGTTAACCTCCGAAGATCCTAGAGCGCCATTGAACCCCTCAGTGGCAATCAGCACTTGGTCACAGCCTCAATGAGGTTTACATATACCTCCTCTGCCTCAGACGCGGAGCAATTGCCGCGTGTAACGGCGCTTGTCAGCGCGTCTCCTGCCGCAACCAATGCCTCGCATGCCAATGCCAGCGATTCCAGCCGAACGCTTGAATGAGGTCGTAGAACTTCCAGGAACATCTCGATCACTGCGTCGACTAACTCCTGGTATACGCCAGCTCTTTCCTCGCTTCCTGCGAGCGCCGCGCCGACAGCATGAAATTCGTCACCTTGGTCGGTTCCGCAAGCTAGATAGGTTTTAGCCAAAGCCGAAACAGTCTCTTTCGCCGGTCGATTTTCCTGAGCCATAAGCGTGCGAAACGCGGTAATGCGTTCGGTGTCTATCCAACGATAGAGCTCAATCAAAAGACGCGTTCTGGTCTCGAAATGCTCGTAAGTCACAGGTTTGGAAACGCCGGCCCGCACTGCCAGGTGGCCTAATGTCAGCCGGTCAGCACCTTCCTCCCGGACGATCAGGCGGGCCGTCTCCAGCAGTTGCTGACGCCGCTCAGGCTTCGAAAGACGACCTGCGGTCCTGTTGTCGACGGCGGCTTTTGGTTTTTCCACTTGCATACCTACTTTTAGTAACCTACCATGAGTAGGTATCAGTAAAACATAGGTATCGCGATGTTACAAGCATCTGGAAGTGTGCAAAACCCAATACTGATTATTGGCGGCGCCGGTGAGGTCGGGCGCTGGGCTACACGCTTCTTGCGTGTCCAACATCCTGATGTACCAATCCTCATTGGCGGCCGGGACGAACAACGCGCGGTACGAGCAGCAGCAGCTTTCGACGGCGCGTCTGCGGTGGTCGTGGACCTCACTGCCTCTGACCTGGGGCTAGGCGAGCAACGTGTCTCGGCGGTCGCAACGCTGTTTACCGATGCAACGGGAGCAGCTCTCCGCTGGGCTCAGCAAAAGAGCGCGGGGCACATCAACATCTCACCAAGCATTAGCGAGCTGGGTCTGGAGGCTGCATCTTTCATGCAAAAGCCCGCTGCCGCGCCTGTCGTCCTTGGTACAGAGTGGCTCGTTGGTGCGACAAGCGTACCTTCGCTCTTGTTCGCCCAACAATTTGGTCGGTTGCATAACATTCACATCGAGGCCGTGCTCGACGAGCAAGATGCGTTCGGACCTGCAGCAAATGCTGATTTTGAGCGCCAGATGCATGCGGGTGCTGCTGCTCTTATGAGAACGGCTGGCGCATGGCGGTGGTGCCATGGGGACGAAACTAAGTCAAAGGTTCGCGCAATCGACGGCACTGCGTTGGACGCGAACGTGTTTTCGCCGAACGATATCCTGTTGTTGGCAAACGCAACCGGCGCGCCTGATATTCGGTTCGACTTGGCCATTGGAATGAGCTCCGCTCGCCGGAATGGCGGACCGGTATCGACCGAAATCATCATAAACCTTTCGGGCCTGGATCACGCCGGGCAGCCGCTTCAGAAACGTCACGCGATCGTTCACCCCGGTGGTCAGATGCCGCTAACGGGTTTGGGTGTTGCGCTCGTTCTTGAACGCCTGGCTGGTCTCGCAGGCGAACCGCCTCGACCGGGCCTCTACTTCCCGGCCCAGCTCATCGACCATTCCACATACTTTGATCGGCTTCGCGCCTCAGGTGGAGAAGTCATGGAATTTGAACCGATCAAACACGCGCAACAAGGTTCGGATCAAGCATAGATTGGAGCAAAAATGAATTGTCCTAATAAAGTATCAGCCGCCGCTGATCATCCCGTACACCATTCAGAAATTGAGGCCAACGGTGCCTCATTTCATGTCGTTCAACAAGAGCGTGGTCCAGTCGTGCTTTTCTTGCACGGTTTTCCGCGAGAGATAGATCGCCGCGGTCAGCCCTGCGGGGGCGCCTCCGATGATCCCGCAGTCGCGCAGCTTCGTCTCCTTGGAGCCTGCCCCCGTTTACAATAGAACGAAGCGGCCTGCATGCGGCCACTTCCC
It encodes:
- a CDS encoding TetR/AcrR family transcriptional regulator, with the translated sequence MQVEKPKAAVDNRTAGRLSKPERRQQLLETARLIVREEGADRLTLGHLAVRAGVSKPVTYEHFETRTRLLIELYRWIDTERITAFRTLMAQENRPAKETVSALAKTYLACGTDQGDEFHAVGAALAGSEERAGVYQELVDAVIEMFLEVLRPHSSVRLESLALACEALVAAGDALTSAVTRGNCSASEAEEVYVNLIEAVTKC